A region from the Simiduia sp. 21SJ11W-1 genome encodes:
- a CDS encoding aldehyde dehydrogenase family protein has translation MNIEQIFNDMSYGPAPEDNKNVVNWLAEHAKGFGLFIDGQWQKPAAGKYFNSANPATGEQLAKLAQASAKDVDAAVCAARAAQAGWQALGGHGRARYLYAIARLLQKHSRKFAVLETMDNGKPIRETRDIDVPLAIRHFYHHAGWAQLMETELPNHRPVGVVGQIIPWNFPLLMLAWKIAPALAAGNCVVLKPAEFTSLTALMFAELCEEAGLPKGVVNIVTGDGATGELIVKHPDINKLAFTGSTEVGRILRRETAGTGKKLTLELGGKSPFIVFDDADLDSAVEGLVDAIWFNQGQVCCAGSRLLVQEGVAEQVISKLRARMQTLRVGNPLDKAIDMGAIVDHSQREQIAKLVAQGVAEGATLWQPDAAVPEGGCFYPPTLLTNVDSSNTVANVEIFGPVLSVLTFRTQQEAVQLANNTRYGLAASVWSENINRALDVAPQIKAGVIWINTTNQFDAACGFGGYRESGLGREGGLEGLYEYLAPTPFTASKEKPVQKAQAKNQEHTLPAIDQTTKFYIGGKQVRPDGGASLQVVGADGSVIGWVGEGNRKDIRNAVEAANGAAGWSGASGHNRAQILYFLAENLSYRAAEFARRLQQSTGHDAARCEREVEATVERLFYYAAWADKYEGRVHQPPMRGVTLAMNEPFGVVGLACPDNAPLLSMVSLLAPLMAMGNRVVMLPSEQHPLIATDFYQLLETSDVPGGVVNIVTGERDSLVKVLAEHLQVDALWYFGSAAGNAAVELASVANLKRTWAQGGGEYDWFAQDTQGTRFLQEATQVKNIWVPYGDAIQSGGGY, from the coding sequence ATGAACATTGAACAGATCTTTAACGACATGAGCTACGGACCTGCGCCAGAAGATAATAAAAACGTTGTCAATTGGCTTGCCGAACACGCCAAGGGCTTTGGCTTGTTTATTGATGGCCAGTGGCAAAAACCGGCGGCCGGTAAATACTTTAACAGCGCAAACCCCGCCACCGGCGAACAGCTGGCCAAGCTTGCCCAGGCCTCGGCCAAAGATGTGGATGCCGCCGTTTGCGCTGCACGGGCAGCGCAAGCGGGCTGGCAGGCACTGGGCGGCCATGGCCGGGCGCGCTACCTGTACGCCATTGCCCGCTTGCTGCAGAAACATTCGCGCAAATTTGCCGTGCTGGAAACCATGGACAACGGCAAGCCCATTCGCGAAACCCGCGACATAGACGTGCCTTTGGCCATTCGCCATTTTTACCACCACGCAGGCTGGGCGCAGCTGATGGAAACCGAGCTGCCCAATCACCGGCCGGTGGGTGTTGTGGGCCAGATTATTCCCTGGAACTTCCCCTTGCTTATGCTGGCCTGGAAAATTGCCCCGGCACTGGCCGCAGGCAATTGTGTGGTGTTAAAGCCTGCAGAATTTACAAGCTTGACCGCGCTGATGTTTGCCGAGCTTTGTGAAGAGGCAGGCCTGCCCAAAGGTGTGGTGAACATTGTTACCGGCGACGGCGCCACCGGCGAGCTGATAGTGAAACACCCGGATATCAACAAGCTGGCGTTCACGGGCTCCACAGAAGTGGGCCGGATTTTGCGCCGTGAAACGGCAGGCACTGGCAAAAAGCTCACCCTGGAGCTGGGTGGCAAATCGCCCTTTATTGTGTTCGACGACGCCGACCTAGACAGCGCCGTAGAAGGCCTGGTAGATGCCATTTGGTTTAATCAGGGCCAGGTGTGCTGTGCCGGTTCGCGGTTGCTGGTACAAGAAGGTGTGGCCGAGCAGGTAATCAGTAAACTGCGTGCGCGCATGCAAACCTTGCGCGTGGGCAACCCGCTCGATAAAGCCATTGATATGGGCGCCATTGTTGATCACAGCCAGCGCGAGCAAATTGCCAAACTGGTAGCGCAAGGCGTGGCTGAAGGTGCCACTCTTTGGCAGCCAGATGCCGCAGTGCCCGAAGGCGGCTGCTTTTACCCGCCCACCTTGCTCACTAATGTAGACAGCAGCAACACAGTGGCCAACGTGGAAATTTTCGGCCCGGTGCTTTCGGTGCTGACCTTCCGCACGCAACAGGAAGCGGTGCAGCTGGCCAACAATACCCGCTATGGTTTGGCGGCTAGCGTGTGGTCTGAAAATATTAATCGCGCCCTGGATGTGGCGCCGCAAATTAAAGCCGGCGTAATCTGGATCAATACCACCAACCAGTTTGATGCCGCCTGCGGTTTTGGTGGCTACCGTGAATCGGGCCTCGGCCGTGAAGGCGGGCTTGAGGGTTTATACGAATACCTGGCGCCCACGCCTTTTACCGCCAGCAAAGAAAAGCCGGTGCAAAAAGCGCAGGCTAAAAACCAGGAGCACACGCTGCCGGCCATTGATCAAACCACCAAGTTCTACATTGGCGGCAAGCAAGTGCGCCCCGACGGCGGCGCCAGTTTGCAGGTTGTGGGTGCCGATGGCTCGGTGATTGGCTGGGTGGGCGAAGGCAATCGCAAAGACATTCGCAACGCCGTAGAGGCCGCCAACGGTGCCGCCGGCTGGAGTGGCGCCAGTGGCCACAACCGCGCGCAGATTTTGTATTTCCTGGCCGAAAACCTGAGCTACCGCGCGGCGGAATTTGCCCGTCGCTTGCAACAAAGTACGGGCCATGATGCCGCGCGCTGTGAGCGCGAGGTAGAGGCCACGGTTGAGCGTTTATTTTATTACGCCGCCTGGGCCGACAAATACGAAGGGCGTGTGCATCAGCCGCCGATGCGCGGCGTCACCCTGGCCATGAACGAGCCCTTTGGTGTGGTTGGCCTGGCCTGCCCAGACAACGCGCCGCTGCTTTCTATGGTGTCGCTGTTGGCACCGTTAATGGCCATGGGGAACCGCGTGGTGATGCTGCCCTCTGAGCAGCACCCGTTGATTGCCACAGATTTTTACCAGTTGCTGGAAACCTCAGACGTACCCGGCGGCGTGGTGAATATTGTCACCGGTGAGCGTGACTCGCTGGTCAAGGTGCTGGCCGAACATTTGCAGGTAGATGCGCTGTGGTATTTCGGCTCGGCGGCCGGCAATGCCGCCGTAGAGCTTGCCTCGGTGGCCAATCTCAAGCGCACCTGGGCGCAGGGCGGCGGTGAATACGATTGGTTTGCACAAGATACCCAAGGCACCCGCTTTTTGCAGGAGGCAACCCAGGTGAAGAATATTTGGGTGCCCTATGGCGATGCCATTCAGTCTGGCGGTGGTTACTGA
- a CDS encoding TonB-dependent receptor: MSSQHPAKHRFIRAALGAAIAASFSATAVQAQDEFILEEVIITAQKRPQGLQEVPISVATLSGDRMDAIFNDGSDILALAARVPGLYAESSNGRASPRFYIRGLGNVDFDLAASQPVSVVMDDVVMENVVLKSFPLFDVRQVEVVRGPQGTLFGRNTTAGVVKFDTRRPTFENEGFVNLTAGTLGTRNLEAAYGGALVEDKLAARVSVLSQQRSDWIDNEFTGEDEAMGGFTENAIRGQLLWTPTDDFSALLTHQDRDLNGTSSIFRANVFTTGESGLNDNFDRDVVAYDDGDNNPQGVDGSGSTLKLDWDFGETALTMITSYQRAESFSKGDIDGGNPSGPGFIPFQAVTEDQAKVWQFTQELRITSDYEGPFNWQAGGFYYDSSLDVTTIDGFFGQTTVTHDNTTWALFGQGTYDVTDDWDVSLGLRYTYDEKTLEVGEQNVDGFALVINAASIQTYEPVEVDDGRMGWELSTNYQVTDHSSLFGRIANGFRAQSIQARDVAFEGNPSVADAETITSFELGYKADLLERRMRLNVGTFYYQVNDIQLSAIGGANNGNSLLNADKGVGYGFEVDLEYAVTDNFFATAGVGYAKTELQDKNLATAPCGSGQCTVLDPLDGNGNALLDGNPFQAAPELTANLTLRYAVPVSSGEFYGFTDWAYQGETNLALYESEEFQTDGQFEGGMRLGYINDNHGYEVALYGRNITDEENVKGFIDFNNNTGFVNEPRTFGVDFRMDF, encoded by the coding sequence ATGAGCAGCCAGCACCCCGCCAAGCACCGCTTTATACGAGCGGCTCTAGGTGCAGCCATTGCAGCCAGCTTCAGTGCCACAGCGGTACAGGCGCAAGACGAATTCATTCTGGAAGAGGTAATTATTACCGCCCAGAAGCGCCCCCAGGGTTTGCAGGAAGTGCCTATTTCGGTAGCGACGCTCTCCGGTGACCGCATGGACGCCATATTCAACGATGGTTCAGACATTCTGGCCCTGGCCGCACGGGTGCCGGGTTTGTATGCCGAATCTTCCAATGGCCGCGCTTCACCGCGCTTTTACATTCGCGGCCTGGGTAATGTGGATTTCGATTTGGCCGCCTCACAGCCGGTTTCTGTAGTGATGGACGACGTGGTGATGGAAAACGTGGTGCTGAAAAGCTTCCCGCTGTTTGACGTGCGCCAGGTAGAAGTGGTGCGTGGCCCACAGGGCACCCTGTTTGGCCGCAACACCACCGCCGGTGTGGTGAAGTTCGACACCCGCCGCCCCACCTTTGAAAACGAAGGCTTCGTAAACCTCACCGCTGGCACCCTGGGTACCCGCAATCTTGAGGCTGCCTACGGCGGCGCGCTGGTTGAAGACAAACTGGCCGCCCGCGTTTCTGTGCTGTCTCAGCAGCGCTCAGACTGGATCGACAACGAATTCACCGGCGAAGACGAAGCCATGGGTGGCTTCACTGAAAACGCCATTCGCGGCCAGCTGTTGTGGACGCCCACCGATGACTTCAGCGCTTTGCTGACCCATCAGGATCGCGACCTCAACGGCACCTCGTCTATCTTCCGCGCCAACGTATTCACTACCGGTGAGTCTGGCCTGAACGACAACTTCGACCGCGACGTTGTGGCTTACGATGACGGCGACAACAACCCGCAAGGTGTAGACGGTTCCGGTTCTACCTTAAAGCTGGATTGGGATTTTGGTGAAACGGCGTTGACCATGATCACCTCTTACCAGCGCGCAGAGAGCTTCAGTAAGGGCGATATCGACGGCGGCAACCCCTCGGGCCCGGGTTTCATTCCCTTCCAGGCAGTCACCGAAGATCAGGCCAAGGTGTGGCAGTTCACCCAAGAGCTGCGCATCACCAGCGATTACGAAGGCCCCTTTAACTGGCAGGCGGGTGGTTTTTACTACGACTCATCACTGGACGTAACCACCATCGATGGCTTCTTCGGCCAGACCACAGTCACCCACGACAACACCACCTGGGCGCTGTTTGGCCAGGGTACATACGATGTCACAGACGACTGGGATGTAAGCCTGGGCTTGCGTTATACCTACGATGAGAAAACCCTGGAAGTGGGCGAGCAAAACGTAGACGGTTTTGCGTTGGTGATAAATGCCGCCAGCATTCAAACCTACGAGCCCGTTGAAGTGGACGATGGCCGCATGGGTTGGGAGCTTTCCACCAACTATCAGGTTACCGATCACTCAAGCCTATTCGGGCGTATTGCCAACGGCTTCCGCGCGCAATCTATTCAGGCGCGCGATGTAGCCTTTGAAGGCAACCCGTCGGTGGCCGATGCAGAAACCATTACGTCTTTCGAGCTGGGCTACAAGGCCGACCTGCTTGAGCGCCGCATGCGGTTGAACGTGGGCACCTTCTACTACCAGGTAAACGACATCCAGTTGTCTGCCATTGGTGGTGCCAACAACGGCAACAGCCTGCTCAATGCCGATAAAGGCGTAGGCTACGGTTTTGAAGTAGACCTCGAATACGCGGTAACCGATAACTTCTTCGCCACCGCCGGCGTAGGTTATGCGAAAACCGAACTGCAAGATAAAAACCTGGCCACCGCGCCTTGCGGCTCTGGCCAGTGCACGGTGCTGGATCCACTTGACGGCAACGGCAATGCCCTGCTCGATGGTAACCCCTTCCAGGCAGCGCCCGAGCTCACCGCTAACCTGACGCTGCGCTATGCGGTGCCGGTAAGCAGTGGTGAGTTCTACGGCTTCACAGACTGGGCCTACCAGGGTGAAACCAACCTTGCGTTGTATGAATCCGAAGAGTTTCAGACTGATGGCCAGTTTGAAGGCGGTATGCGTTTGGGCTACATCAACGACAACCACGGTTATGAAGTGGCGCTCTATGGCCGCAACATTACCGATGAGGAAAACGTGAAGGGCTTTATCGATTTCAACAACAATACCGGCTTCGTAAACGAGCCGCGTACCTTTGGTGTTGATTTCCGCATGGATTTCTAA
- a CDS encoding S1C family serine protease, protein MKVVLGLALVGMCMTQACLAQNWQTVAQQALAAVVKIEVKGEHKTPDVPKELAKFFSDRQVGARESTTTGSGFLISADGLILGAYSTLEGAKDVQVTLQDGRRYGARLLGSDPLLDVSLLKIEAQGLPAIKLNTRQLVKVGMPVATLGFPFTLDASLTTGVVSNPAIRSMGAAWLPYIQTTVYTNRGQAGGPLLNAEGEAIGVISAILAVGPQFSGISFSVPMALIHEVMPALTSGEPVVRPSVGLVGDNIWLKQEGAEFERQWAVVNQVVKNAPAHRAGFKEGDVIVAINQQPIHSWLQLAEQVGRSKAGQEYVVEVRRAGKTVNLILVPEVQAPWGEN, encoded by the coding sequence ATGAAAGTTGTCTTGGGGTTGGCCTTAGTTGGCATGTGCATGACACAGGCTTGCCTGGCACAAAACTGGCAAACCGTGGCGCAACAAGCGCTTGCGGCCGTGGTAAAAATTGAAGTAAAAGGGGAGCATAAAACACCTGATGTGCCTAAGGAATTAGCCAAGTTTTTTAGCGACAGGCAAGTGGGTGCTAGAGAAAGTACTACAACAGGCAGTGGTTTTTTGATCTCCGCAGATGGGTTGATTCTTGGCGCTTATTCAACATTGGAGGGCGCCAAAGACGTGCAGGTTACGCTACAGGATGGGCGCCGCTACGGTGCACGGCTTTTGGGGAGTGACCCACTGCTAGACGTGAGCCTGCTCAAAATAGAGGCTCAGGGGTTGCCCGCAATCAAGCTTAACACCCGGCAATTGGTAAAAGTGGGTATGCCAGTGGCTACGCTGGGTTTCCCTTTTACGCTTGATGCCTCCTTGACAACGGGTGTGGTCAGCAATCCGGCGATCCGCAGTATGGGAGCCGCCTGGCTGCCCTATATTCAGACCACCGTCTATACCAACCGGGGGCAGGCCGGAGGCCCGCTACTCAATGCCGAGGGCGAGGCCATTGGCGTAATCAGTGCCATTTTGGCCGTTGGGCCGCAGTTTTCGGGTATTTCATTCTCGGTACCCATGGCACTTATCCATGAAGTGATGCCTGCCTTAACTTCGGGTGAGCCGGTGGTGCGCCCGAGTGTTGGGCTTGTGGGTGACAACATCTGGTTGAAGCAAGAGGGCGCCGAATTTGAGCGCCAGTGGGCTGTGGTGAATCAAGTCGTCAAAAATGCGCCAGCCCACCGCGCAGGTTTTAAAGAAGGTGATGTGATTGTGGCTATTAACCAGCAGCCGATACATAGCTGGCTGCAGTTGGCCGAACAGGTGGGCAGAAGCAAAGCCGGGCAAGAATATGTTGTGGAAGTTCGCCGCGCAGGCAAGACAGTAAATTTAATTTTGGTTCCTGAGGTGCAGGCGCCATGGGGTGAAAATTAA
- a CDS encoding TonB-dependent receptor: MHTKPLVAGIALALASGMSWAQTDESNSYFEEVVVTAQKREQSIYDVPVAISAFTSDTMEKQGISDLTDIGKFVPNLNITGFSAGHTSSNNAFIRGIGLQDHLITTDPGVGVYVDGVYLGRQVGQNWSLSNIERVEVLRGPQGTLYGRNSIGGAINIITRGPAEEPELHLGTEFGTRGRLNGDIYASAPLTDTLAVSGSLAYQSRDGIGEFTNLPQADMDVGELQDFSGRVAARWTPTDALTVTFAADANDGKNGLRPYTTLIDELPNGAVYQAGYRNSDRANDPYDNATGQLNQTEVTNKAAGYSLTLDYDISDSLHAKVLYSDRHSEYTSGLDDDSIEADFLSFPEEGEADQRSVEFQLDGEMGAWDFVTGLYYFEEQGHNFQDDTVFNGGAPSDFYLAQDLESTAIYGNLGYHVNDGLRLSGGLRYTQDEKSAHTILFETIEERNTRDWDEISWELAANFDVTQNLSGYATIQNGYTSGQYPARPYCLVGSFNFGTGELARPNCFEANDNVTAMNYEVGIKGTPLDNLKMSLALFNTIYSDLPYQVSTTSGGGFETRNLLVDQVSRGIEWESSLAITDSFMLHTTLGYIDADVDDDDAAAPLTPELTASISPEYTLGLDSGELSFRADWSYRSEMYGEPSKDPGRLTKMDSRALINMDITYRNHDGNWSASLYGRNITDERYDNARLNTGDYVLVMLSNDASEFGIRLTKEM; the protein is encoded by the coding sequence ATGCACACCAAACCCCTGGTCGCCGGTATTGCACTGGCCCTGGCCTCAGGCATGAGCTGGGCACAAACAGACGAAAGCAACAGCTATTTCGAAGAAGTTGTGGTTACCGCGCAAAAGCGCGAGCAAAGCATCTACGATGTGCCTGTAGCTATCAGCGCCTTCACCAGCGACACCATGGAAAAGCAGGGTATCAGTGACCTCACCGATATCGGCAAATTTGTGCCCAACCTCAACATCACGGGTTTCTCGGCGGGCCACACCTCATCGAACAACGCCTTTATTCGCGGCATCGGCTTACAAGATCACCTGATCACCACAGATCCGGGCGTAGGCGTGTATGTAGATGGCGTATACCTCGGCCGGCAGGTGGGGCAAAACTGGAGCTTGTCTAACATCGAGCGCGTAGAAGTACTGCGTGGCCCACAGGGCACACTCTACGGGCGCAACTCCATTGGCGGTGCCATTAACATCATTACCCGTGGCCCGGCCGAAGAGCCCGAGCTGCACCTGGGCACCGAGTTCGGTACCCGCGGACGCCTGAACGGCGACATCTACGCAAGCGCCCCGCTCACCGACACCCTGGCGGTATCCGGTAGCCTGGCCTACCAAAGCCGCGATGGCATTGGCGAGTTCACCAACCTGCCTCAGGCCGATATGGACGTGGGCGAGCTGCAAGATTTTTCTGGCCGCGTTGCCGCGCGCTGGACGCCCACCGATGCTCTCACAGTAACCTTTGCAGCCGACGCCAATGACGGCAAGAACGGCCTGCGCCCCTACACCACGCTGATTGACGAGCTGCCCAATGGGGCCGTATACCAAGCGGGCTATCGCAACAGCGATCGCGCAAACGATCCATACGACAACGCCACCGGCCAGCTGAATCAAACCGAAGTTACCAACAAGGCCGCCGGTTACTCACTCACCCTCGATTACGATATTTCAGACAGCCTGCACGCCAAGGTGCTCTACAGCGATCGCCACTCGGAGTACACCTCGGGCCTGGACGACGACAGCATTGAAGCGGATTTCCTGTCGTTCCCAGAAGAAGGTGAAGCCGACCAACGCTCGGTGGAATTCCAGCTAGACGGTGAAATGGGCGCGTGGGATTTCGTAACCGGCCTCTACTATTTTGAAGAGCAAGGTCACAACTTCCAGGACGACACCGTATTCAACGGTGGCGCCCCGAGCGACTTTTACCTGGCACAAGATCTGGAAAGCACTGCCATTTACGGCAACCTGGGTTATCACGTAAACGATGGCCTGCGCCTTTCCGGTGGCCTGCGCTATACGCAAGATGAAAAAAGCGCACACACCATTTTGTTTGAAACCATTGAAGAGCGTAATACACGCGACTGGGATGAAATCAGCTGGGAGCTGGCCGCCAATTTCGACGTAACACAAAACCTGAGCGGTTACGCCACCATTCAAAACGGCTACACCTCCGGCCAATACCCCGCGCGCCCTTACTGCCTGGTTGGCAGCTTCAATTTCGGCACCGGCGAGCTCGCGCGCCCCAACTGCTTTGAGGCCAACGACAACGTCACGGCCATGAACTATGAAGTGGGTATCAAGGGCACGCCGCTGGACAACCTCAAAATGAGCCTGGCGCTGTTTAACACCATTTACTCGGATTTGCCCTACCAGGTGAGCACCACCAGCGGCGGCGGCTTTGAAACCCGCAACCTGTTGGTAGACCAGGTATCACGCGGTATCGAGTGGGAAAGCAGCCTCGCCATTACCGACAGCTTCATGCTGCACACCACCTTGGGCTACATAGATGCCGACGTAGATGACGACGATGCGGCCGCGCCCTTAACGCCGGAACTCACCGCCTCCATCAGCCCCGAGTACACCCTGGGCCTGGATTCGGGCGAGCTGAGCTTCCGTGCCGACTGGTCTTACCGCAGCGAAATGTACGGCGAGCCCAGCAAAGACCCGGGCCGTTTAACCAAAATGGATAGCCGTGCGTTAATCAACATGGACATCACCTACCGCAATCACGATGGCAACTGGTCTGCGAGCCTGTACGGCCGCAACATTACCGATGAGCGCTACGACAACGCCCGCCTGAACACCGGCGACTATGTGTTGGTGATGCTCAGCAACGATGCCAGCGAGTTCGGTATCCGCCTGACCAAAGAAATGTAA
- a CDS encoding phosphoribosyltransferase, giving the protein MEKTYISAQQLLVDSLQLGLQIYESGYRPNYIVGIWRGGAPVGIAVQEVLDVLDVKTDHIAIRTSSYTGIGERSRTVVVHGLNYLVQNVNAEDSVLFVDDVYDSGLSVQQAIKDLKAMCRKNTPDIKVATPYFKPGNNQTDQDPDFYIHKTDQWLVFPHELHGLTLEEIREHKPELGHVKDQLLALMEKRAQR; this is encoded by the coding sequence ATGGAAAAAACCTATATCAGCGCCCAACAATTGTTGGTGGATTCACTGCAGCTGGGTTTGCAAATTTATGAAAGCGGCTACCGCCCCAATTACATTGTGGGTATATGGCGTGGCGGTGCACCCGTGGGCATTGCCGTGCAGGAAGTGCTGGATGTGCTGGATGTAAAAACAGACCACATAGCCATTCGCACCTCGTCTTATACGGGTATTGGCGAGCGCAGCCGCACGGTGGTTGTGCACGGGCTCAACTACCTGGTGCAAAACGTCAACGCGGAAGACTCGGTGCTGTTTGTAGACGATGTGTACGATTCCGGACTTAGCGTGCAGCAGGCCATTAAAGATTTGAAGGCCATGTGCCGTAAAAACACGCCCGACATCAAAGTGGCCACGCCCTACTTCAAGCCCGGCAATAACCAGACAGATCAAGACCCGGATTTCTACATCCACAAAACCGATCAGTGGCTGGTGTTCCCACACGAACTGCACGGCCTCACCCTGGAAGAAATTCGCGAGCACAAGCCGGAGCTTGGCCATGTGAAAGACCAGCTGCTGGCACTTATGGAAAAGCGTGCACAACGCTAA